Proteins from a single region of Chitinibacter bivalviorum:
- a CDS encoding biotin/lipoyl-containing protein, producing the protein MTIDYTTHLICAPELPDAAQVLLFHVKPGQHVEADTLLLTLLLSDQEWPILAPDAGQIASLMVEYGDFVTTGDLLLQMEIIEKPTGSTWLVEPELAVNEPSAAEAPAAAQPQAATSTLQVQPAAATLAAKLGLDLSRLPTGETIDEDAVLEFARQELKKLAKLRQILS; encoded by the coding sequence ATGACAATTGACTACACCACCCATCTGATATGTGCCCCGGAATTACCCGATGCGGCACAAGTGCTGCTGTTTCACGTGAAACCGGGCCAGCACGTCGAGGCCGATACCCTATTGCTCACGCTCTTGCTCTCCGATCAGGAGTGGCCCATTTTGGCGCCTGATGCGGGGCAAATTGCCAGTCTGATGGTTGAGTATGGCGATTTCGTGACGACGGGTGATTTGCTGCTGCAAATGGAAATTATCGAAAAGCCCACTGGGAGCACTTGGCTCGTTGAGCCCGAGCTGGCGGTGAACGAGCCGAGCGCCGCTGAAGCGCCTGCCGCCGCCCAGCCACAGGCTGCGACGAGCACATTGCAGGTGCAGCCCGCTGCCGCCACGCTGGCAGCCAAGCTGGGGCTGGATTTAAGTCGCTTACCCACGGGTGAAACGATCGATGAAGATGCGGTTTTAGAATTTGCTCGGCAGGAGCTGAAAAAATTGGCCAAGCTGCGTCAAATACTTTCTTGA
- a CDS encoding acetate/propionate family kinase translates to MSDLVLVINAGSSSIKFSLFETAAEGDPQVLFKGQMEGLYVEPKFSAKDANDEKVANETLPADVPKNHDYALRHMLAWLQARLGGREIKVVGHRVVHGGTKYSKPELVTPDLIAGLEALIPLAPLHEPHNIAPIKILQDILPNAPQVTCFDTAFHTTQPDLNQLFALPYEFAQKEGIRRYGFHGLSYEYIASVLPAIDTRAAEGRTVVAHLGNGSSMAALLGGVCQATTMGFTALEGLPMGTRCGSIDGGVLLHLMNHLKMDAKQIETLLYKESGLLGLSGGISSDMRDLQSSDQPLAKFAIDYFARRIVRETASLAAAIGGIDCLVFTAGIGENDALTRANVCHQLRWLGVEIDEAANEVRSGEPRRISLADSKVAVYVIPTNEELMIARQALATI, encoded by the coding sequence ATGAGTGATCTGGTCTTAGTAATTAATGCAGGTTCGTCGAGCATCAAGTTTTCTTTGTTTGAAACCGCTGCTGAAGGCGACCCGCAAGTACTATTCAAAGGCCAGATGGAAGGCCTCTACGTTGAGCCCAAATTCAGCGCGAAAGACGCAAACGATGAAAAAGTAGCGAACGAAACGCTACCGGCCGATGTGCCAAAAAACCACGACTATGCTTTGCGTCATATGCTGGCTTGGTTGCAAGCGCGTTTGGGCGGCCGTGAGATTAAAGTCGTTGGTCACCGTGTCGTGCATGGCGGCACCAAATACTCGAAACCTGAATTGGTAACGCCAGATTTAATCGCTGGCTTGGAAGCGCTGATTCCACTCGCGCCATTGCATGAGCCACACAATATTGCACCGATCAAAATCTTGCAGGACATCTTGCCAAACGCACCGCAAGTCACTTGTTTTGATACCGCCTTTCACACGACTCAGCCTGATTTGAATCAGCTGTTTGCGCTGCCGTATGAATTTGCGCAAAAAGAAGGCATCCGTCGCTATGGTTTCCACGGCCTGTCTTACGAATACATCGCCAGCGTCTTGCCTGCGATTGATACCCGCGCCGCGGAAGGTCGCACTGTGGTTGCCCACTTGGGTAACGGCTCTTCAATGGCTGCTTTGTTGGGCGGCGTCTGCCAAGCCACCACGATGGGCTTTACTGCGCTGGAAGGCCTGCCGATGGGCACGCGGTGCGGTAGCATCGACGGCGGCGTATTGCTGCACCTGATGAACCATCTGAAAATGGATGCGAAGCAAATCGAAACGCTGCTGTACAAAGAATCTGGCCTCTTAGGTTTGTCAGGCGGTATTTCTAGCGATATGCGCGATTTGCAATCATCTGATCAGCCTTTGGCGAAATTTGCGATTGATTACTTTGCGCGCCGTATCGTTCGCGAAACGGCGTCTTTGGCCGCTGCGATTGGCGGTATCGATTGCCTGGTCTTCACCGCAGGGATCGGCGAAAACGACGCTCTGACTCGCGCCAATGTTTGTCATCAATTACGTTGGTTAGGCGTTGAAATTGACGAAGCGGCCAATGAAGTACGCTCAGGCGAGCCACGTCGCATTAGCTTGGCCGACAGCAAAGTGGCGGTGTATGTGATTCCAACGAACGAAGAGCTGATGATTGCCCGCCAAGCGCTGGCCACAATCTAA